GGCGTCCACGACGATCACGGTCGGGAAGGGGATGTCGCCCGTGCCGTCGGCGTTGCTGTCCGCCACGTCGAAGCCGAGCTGCGCGTGCGCCGCCCGGGCCTCGGGGGTCGGCTCCGTCACCAGGCCGAGGGCGCGGACGAACGCGTTCGACGGATCCGATAGCACGGCGAAGTCGAGCCCGCCGCCCGCCGCCTGCGCGCTGCCCTCGGGCGTCTGCGGGCTGACGGCCACGAGGGTCGCCTCGCGCTCGCGCAGGGCGGGCAGCAGCTCGGCCTGGTACTGCCGCAGGGTCAGGTTGCAGTACGGGCACCAGGCGCCCCGGTACAGCACGACGACCGCGGGACCCGTGCCGAGGGACGCGTGCAGGTCGACCTCGGCGCCGTCCGGATCCACGAGCGTCGCGGCGGGCAGGGCGTCGCCTGTGGAGATCGCGTCGGCGGGGACCCCGTCCGCGCGGAGGGCCCGCTGCTCCGCGGCGAAGACGGCGGAGAGGTCCGGGCCGATCTGCTCCGCGAAGCCGCGGTCGAACTCGGCGATCTGCGCCTGGATGGTGGTGTCGGTCATGGTGTCTCCTCGGTCCGTCGGGTCGGTGCGCTCACCGTAGGCGGGCGATCCGGGACGAGCGCGGGAGGGGCGTCACGCGGCGTCACGAGCGACGTCCAGCGGACAGGCCGCGGCCTCAGCGGCCGCGGCGTCCCGGGAGGAGCGCCTGCGCGAGCGGCACGACGGAGACGACGAGCAGCACGGTGCCGAGCACCTCGTCGTCGGGGCGGAGGAGCACGCCGCCCGCGAGCAGGGCGCCGAAGACGAGCGCCGAGATCGCGCGGCGGAGGGTGCGCTCGAGGGCGCCGACGCGTCGCTCGAGCGTCGGGTCGCTGATGGGGAGGGCGCCCTCGTCGATGCGCGTGAGCAGCGCGTCGACGCGGCCGGGCAGGCGCGCGATCGTGCCGGCGGTGTCGGAGACGCGCGTGCCGAGGTCGCGCACCACGTTGCCGCGCTCCTCGCGGATGAGGCGCTGCGCGTACGGCTCGACGGAGTCCCAGAGGTTGAAGCGGGGATCCAGCGCGCTGCACACGCCCGACGTGAGCGACATGGCGCGGATGATGAGGAGGAAGTCGTCGGGCAGCTGGAACGGCAGCGTGCGCACGACCTCCTGGAACTCCTCGGCGAACGCGCGGAACTCCCGCGGGTCCACCTCGCGCAGCTCCGCGAAGCCGAGGCCGCCGAAGCGGGCGAAGAGGCGCGTCATGGCGAGCTCGAGCTGAGTGGTGTCGGCCGACGGCAGCAGCACGCCGATCTCGCGGGCCGCGTCGACGAGGCCCTTGCCGTCGCGCGACGCCGCCGCGATGAGCATCTTCCGGAGGCCCCGGCGCGTGCTCGGCGGGACCTCGCCCATCATGCCGAAGTCGATGAAGGTGAGGGTCCAGCCCTGCTCGACGGAGCCGTCCGTGACGGGCGTGACGAACACGTTGCCGGGGTGCGGATCCGCGTGGAAGAAGCCGTCGGCGAAGAGCTGGTCGAACATGACGGCGGCGAAGACCGGGGCGACGTCGACCGGGTCGATGCCCGCGGCGAGGAGGGCCTCGTGGTCGGTGATCTTGATGGCCGTGACGTCCTCGAGCGTGAGCACGCGCCGGGTGCTGCGCTCCCAGACGATCTCGGGCACGGCCACGCGCGCGTCGGCCCGGAACATGTCGTGGAAGCGGGCGGAGCTGCGGGCCTCGTGCAGGTAGTCGATCTCCTCGAGGCTCGTCTCCGCGAACTCCTCGACGAGGGCGGGCGCGTCCACGCGGTCGGAGACGAGCCGCACGTGCGTGAGCCAGCCGCCGATGCGGCGGAGCGCGGCCAGGTCGACGCGGACGATGTCGTCGATGCCGGGCCGCTGCACCTTGATGACGGCGCCGGTGAGGCCCGTGTCGGCGGTGTCGACGGGCCCGAGGAGGGCGCGGTGCGCCTGGCCCAGCGAGGCGGCGGCGACGGGCGTCTCGTCGACCCAGGCGTACGCCTCGGCGAGCGGCATGCCGAGCTCGCGCTCGGCGAGGGCGCGGATCTCGGGGAACGGGACCGCGGGCACCTCGTCCTGCAGGTCCTCGAGCTCGGCCGTGATCTCCGGCGGCAGCACGTCGAGGCGCGACGACATGAACTGGCCGACCTTGATCATGAGCCCGCCGAGCTCGACCGCGAGGACGCGGAAGCGCCGGGCGAACCTCTTCATGCGCCGGGTGCGCGTGCGGTCGGCGATGCGGCGGAGGCCCACGCGGGGGAGGAACAGCTCGTACCACCACGTGACCGCGAGATTCCAGGCGGCGAAGCGGAGGATGCGGCGGTAGCGGGCGCGCGTCTCCGGGGCGTCGGCCTCGGGATCGGTCCCGGGCACGGCGCCGGCCGTGGCCGCGGTCACTCCCGGGCGAGGATCGCGTAGAGGCGGCGGCGCACGGCGTCGAGCTCGGTCGCGGCCTCGGCGACCTGCTCCGGGGTGCCCGTGCGCTGCACCTGGGCGGCGGCCTGCGCGAGCGAGAGGCCGGCCTTCGGGAGGGCGGAGCGGTCGCGGCGGTCGTGCGCGTCGTGCGCGTCCCCGTGGCCGTGCGCGTCGTGGCTCCACGGCGCGGTGATCCCGTCGCGGGCGACCGTCGAGCGGCCCGCCTCGGTGAGCGCCCAGACCTTGCGGCCGTCCGTCGTCTCCGCGGCGATGAGGCCCTCGTCGGCGAGGAGCTGGAGGGTGGGGTAGACGGCACCGGCCTCCGGGGTCCAGGCGCCGGCGGTGCGCTCGGCGATGGCGTGGATGATCGCGTAGCCGTGCATGGGCTCCTCGGAGAGGAGCGCGAGCACCGCGTGGCGCACGTCGTGCGGACCGTGGCCCGGGCGGTCGCCGGAATCGTGGCCGGGCACGGCGCCCTCGCGCTTCTCGAAGCGCGCCCGGAGCGACTCCATCGCCTGCCACACGCCGTCGGCGGCCTCGCCGAACGCGGATCCTGCGGTGGGGGACGATGCGGCCATGACGATCTCCTAGCTGTGGGACGTGCGCGGTGCCTCCGACGATAGGGCGCGCACCTGGCCGCGGACCCGGGAGCGGCCGCTTCGTCAGCGACCCGACAGGTCCGCGGCCGGAGGGATCGCCCGGCGTCAGCCGACCGCCTGCGCGAAGCCGCGCGTCGGGTCCGCGAGGTGGTCGAGCCCGGCGGGGAGCGGCCGGCCCTTGGCGCTCATCGACTGCGCCCACAGGCGCCCCGCCCGGTAGGAGGAGCGCACGAGCGGGCCGGCGAGCACGCCGAGGAACCCGATCGCCTCCGCCTCCGCCTTGATCTCCACGAACTCCTCCGGCCGCACCCAGCGCGCGACGGGCAGGTGCCGCGGCGAAGGCCGCAGGTACTGCGTGACGGTGATGATGTCGCAGCCCGCGTCGTGCAGGTCGCGGAGCGCCTCCGACACCTCCTCGCGCGTCTCGCCCATGCCGAGGATGAGGTTCGACTTCGTGATGAGGTCGGCGTCGCGCGCCTGCGTGATGACGTCGAGCGAGCGCTCGTACCGGAAGGCCGGGCGGATGCGCTTGAAGATGCGCGGCACCGTCTCGACGTTGTGCGCGAAGACCTCCGGTCGGGAGGAGAAGACCTCGGCCAGCAGGTCGGGGTCCCCGGAGAAGTCGGTCGCGAGGATCTCGACGCCCGTGCCGGGGTTGTCCGCGTGGATCCGCCGGACGGTCTCGGCGTGCAGCCACGCGCCCTCGTCGGGGAGGTCGTCGCGCGCGACGCCCGTGACGGTCGCGTAGCGGAGGCCCATGCGGCGCACCGAGTCGGCGACGCGACGAGGCTCGTCGGTGTCGTAGTCGGCGGGCTTGCCGGTGTCGATCTGGCAGAAGTCGCATCGCCGCGTGCACTGGGATCCGCCGATGAGGAACGTCGCCTCCCGGTCCTCCCAGCACTCGTAGATGTTCGGGCAGGCCGCCTCCTGGCAGACGGTGTGCAGGTCCTCCGTCTTCACGAGCTGCTGGAGCGCCTGGTACTCGGGGCCCATGCGCGCCGTCGTCTTGATCCACTCCGGCTTCCGCTCGATGGGCGTCTCCGCGTTGCGCACCTCGAGGCGGAGCATGCGGCGGCCGTCGGGCGCGGCGGCGGCGCTCATGCGCGGGCCCCGGCGACGGGGGAGAGGAGGGCGGTGGGGGCCATGGCGGATCCGTTCGGGTCGAGGGCGCGCACGAGGTGCGGGCGGAGGAGGGGCACGACGTCGGCCGGCGTGACCGTGCGGCCGAGGACGCGGCTGAGGGTGGTGACGCCGGCGTCGCGGATGCCGCACGGGACGATCCGGTCGTAGGCGTCGAGGGCGTTGCTGCAGTTCAGGGCGAAGCCGTGCATGGTGACGCGCTCGGCGACGCGGACGCCGACGGCGGCGACCTTGTCGTCGCGCGGGGTGCCGTCGGGAGCGGCTCCGCGGATCCAGACGCCGGAGCGTCCGTCGACGCGGCGGGCGGCGACGCCGAGGTCGGCGAGGAGGCCGAGCAGCGCGTCCTCGAGGCGGCGCACGTGGGCCACGACGTCGAGGGGCTCCGGCAGGCGGACGATCGGGTAGCCGACCAGCTGGCCCGGCCCGTGCCAGGTGATGCGGCCGCCGCGGTCGACGTCGACGACCGGCGTGCCGTCGCGCGGCCTGTCCGTCGGCTCCGTGCGCCGCCCCGCGGTGTAGACCGAGGGGTGCTCGAGGAGGATGACGGTGTCCTGCGCCCGGCCC
This is a stretch of genomic DNA from Clavibacter zhangzhiyongii. It encodes these proteins:
- a CDS encoding peroxiredoxin-like family protein, giving the protein MTDTTIQAQIAEFDRGFAEQIGPDLSAVFAAEQRALRADGVPADAISTGDALPAATLVDPDGAEVDLHASLGTGPAVVVLYRGAWCPYCNLTLRQYQAELLPALREREATLVAVSPQTPEGSAQAAGGGLDFAVLSDPSNAFVRALGLVTEPTPEARAAHAQLGFDVADSNADGTGDIPFPTVIVVDADRRVTFADVHADYTTRTEVPEILAAVDALSTR
- a CDS encoding ABC1 kinase family protein, encoding MTAATAGAVPGTDPEADAPETRARYRRILRFAAWNLAVTWWYELFLPRVGLRRIADRTRTRRMKRFARRFRVLAVELGGLMIKVGQFMSSRLDVLPPEITAELEDLQDEVPAVPFPEIRALAERELGMPLAEAYAWVDETPVAAASLGQAHRALLGPVDTADTGLTGAVIKVQRPGIDDIVRVDLAALRRIGGWLTHVRLVSDRVDAPALVEEFAETSLEEIDYLHEARSSARFHDMFRADARVAVPEIVWERSTRRVLTLEDVTAIKITDHEALLAAGIDPVDVAPVFAAVMFDQLFADGFFHADPHPGNVFVTPVTDGSVEQGWTLTFIDFGMMGEVPPSTRRGLRKMLIAAASRDGKGLVDAAREIGVLLPSADTTQLELAMTRLFARFGGLGFAELREVDPREFRAFAEEFQEVVRTLPFQLPDDFLLIIRAMSLTSGVCSALDPRFNLWDSVEPYAQRLIREERGNVVRDLGTRVSDTAGTIARLPGRVDALLTRIDEGALPISDPTLERRVGALERTLRRAISALVFGALLAGGVLLRPDDEVLGTVLLVVSVVPLAQALLPGRRGR
- a CDS encoding PadR family transcriptional regulator, which translates into the protein MAASSPTAGSAFGEAADGVWQAMESLRARFEKREGAVPGHDSGDRPGHGPHDVRHAVLALLSEEPMHGYAIIHAIAERTAGAWTPEAGAVYPTLQLLADEGLIAAETTDGRKVWALTEAGRSTVARDGITAPWSHDAHGHGDAHDAHDRRDRSALPKAGLSLAQAAAQVQRTGTPEQVAEAATELDAVRRRLYAILARE
- the lipA gene encoding lipoyl synthase; this translates as MSAAAAPDGRRMLRLEVRNAETPIERKPEWIKTTARMGPEYQALQQLVKTEDLHTVCQEAACPNIYECWEDREATFLIGGSQCTRRCDFCQIDTGKPADYDTDEPRRVADSVRRMGLRYATVTGVARDDLPDEGAWLHAETVRRIHADNPGTGVEILATDFSGDPDLLAEVFSSRPEVFAHNVETVPRIFKRIRPAFRYERSLDVITQARDADLITKSNLILGMGETREEVSEALRDLHDAGCDIITVTQYLRPSPRHLPVARWVRPEEFVEIKAEAEAIGFLGVLAGPLVRSSYRAGRLWAQSMSAKGRPLPAGLDHLADPTRGFAQAVG
- the lipB gene encoding lipoyl(octanoyl) transferase LipB, encoding MVDIVVTGLSANSVPYIAALERQRALHADVVAGRAQDTVILLEHPSVYTAGRRTEPTDRPRDGTPVVDVDRGGRITWHGPGQLVGYPIVRLPEPLDVVAHVRRLEDALLGLLADLGVAARRVDGRSGVWIRGAAPDGTPRDDKVAAVGVRVAERVTMHGFALNCSNALDAYDRIVPCGIRDAGVTTLSRVLGRTVTPADVVPLLRPHLVRALDPNGSAMAPTALLSPVAGARA